The genome window TTTCTGCTTCGATCCACTTGGTCTGGGTCGCCGCTTCTTTGTGCGTCCGGCTGTTAACTTAACGCTAAATGTCTACGATCGTTTTCGAAGCAAAGCTGATGAAAAAGTGGACACAGTGCGGGAGCTTGTATTACGCTTAGGATTGATTGCATTTGCCGTTGTGTTGATCATTTGGTTAGCCGTATTTATATATGCCGCCTTCTACTATGTCTACATGCCGCCAATATCGCACACGCGACCCGTCCACATGCAGTTCAAGTGAGTATTTAGACCCGGTATCTAAATGGTACAAGGCGTTAATAAGTTTATGGTCAAGCAGATTCGACCCCATAAAGTTATACAGTATgccaagtaattgttttgtcaGAGATAAAAAATTTCGTAttggtattttattaaaaaatattaaaaccaaatagatctcattatttgttttttaacttgCTTTAATAACCATAAGAaacgttttttaaataagaaaataaattgaaaaacacatctgttttaaaataaaatgtgtacaattttttttttggcaacaattcagttacaaaaaaaaaaaaaaataaaacgttttTCGACAAATCTACCGGACTCGGAATTTATTCCGACATgacattacaaaaaatttaggacctaaaatacaatttaactttttatacccgctatttaaaaattaagttaaagggtataatgtgttcgttggaatgtatgtaacagggagaaggaggcatctccgaccccataaagtatatatattcttgttcagaatcaacagccgagtcgattgagcaatgtgtgtctgtccgtccgtccgtccatGTGAGTGCGTAGATCTCAGTACTacaagagatagagataccaaacttttttttaaaattttaaatttttgccacgccgtcccactgaatcgcatcaagatcggacaagtagacgACAGTTATGAcgaattaatgttttcaaagtaatacaagttatatctttaaagtactttaaaatattgaaataagtaacgggtatcctatggtcgggatctcgactatagcctttcccacttgtttaaATTCACTCTATTCTTTAAATTACTCTTAACGAGCTGCTCTTGGCTAAATAGGTATATTAAAGTTAACGGGCGTTTTCTCATAAAATTgttcaaacatttaaaaaaaacagccaGACTTTTGGCTAAACTTATTAACTTAATAGCTtaaatggcaacactgcttGTTTTAATGTGTAAATGTATGAGACTGGGTACCGAGTATCAaacagtcgagcacactcgactgACGTATGCCACCTGATGGCATGAGAGCGAATTGTACATTGTATTGTATGTGATTTATTCATAGAACATGCTTGGAGACCAGCACACCCTGCACCTTTCCCCACGCCCACGTGTCGTTAACGAAGAAACAACAATTGCTGATGGTGGGACAGGCGTACAAGGTCATTGTCAACATTGATATGCCCGAATCACCGCAAAATCTTGAGCTGGGCATGTTTATGGTCTGTGCTGAGATGCGCGACTATGATTCTATGCTCCGTGGACACTCATGTCGATCAGCAATGATGCGCTACCGTTCGCCATTGATACGCATGATCTCGACGTGGGCGCTGAGTCCACTCTATGTGCTCGGCTGGAAGGAGGAGTTCCAAAAGGTGCCGGTAGAAATATTCTCACGGTATTTGGAGGAGCGACAACATCCCATAACCGATGTCTATGTCGAAATACAGTCACAAAAGATACAATTCTATACGGTAACATTGCATATCGAAGCTGATTTTACTGGTCTACGGTACATCATGTTTAACTGGCCCGTGGTCTCAGCCATTGTGGGTAAGTTCTGATTTAACTGAATCAATGATTGATcattatacccttgcagaggtTATTCTAATTTTGTGCTGAAATGTGTAATGCATTAAAAGGCGtttagaattttgaaaattgcaaatttttcatctcaatcttttactttttatcacgtctttatatcgtaattggcgtaaaacaacactttgaaCTTGATTCttgatacaaaaattttgctaGTTCCAAAGTCGGAGCAACtacgaactctcataactttatcaaaacttaaacaattttcaagcagaatatcattttgatcatggtttcaACCCATCTTACACTTTGtgtatttggtattttcttATACGTACTGACTAAATATAGACTACATTATCATACATTTAGTTGTTTCTTGAGATTGTGATTTATTGTGTTACTCTAACCAAACGATCAGTAGAAAACTGAATACAGggctctgcaagggtataaaatctttttgcttttatagaaaataacaACTAAATTGGTATTTATTGTGTGTACTCCCTTTTCAGCCATTAGCACCAATCTATTCTTTATATTGGTCGTTTTTCTGCTCAGCTGGTACCACTGGTCAGATGCCACCTGGCTCCACAGTTTGCAAATCCGATACGCCCGCTTCACGAACCAGTTGCAGAGCAAAGCCAGCAGTGTGATACTCTCCAGCACGAGCAGTTTGCGCGATGAGGAGGAGTCTAGTTTCCTGGATGAGAAGTTCGACATTGCCGATGTTGGGGATAACGCTGATGATTTAATGCTGGACAAGTCCATTGACAAGGCCTCAGATTCCCAGACACTGCGTCAGCGGAAAGTTAAAGATAAAGCGTAATACACTGCAACAAAATGCAGTTTATTCGACATCACAACTATAAACGCAATCGCAACCCCAATCGCCACCTACAGGCTTGTGCCAAAGACTAATAGGTTTAGGATTATTGTAGTTACCTGCTGCGAAGCAGCGTATGCATTTCTATGAAGTATTTGCtctaattttgcaatttatacaataaacTTGAAAGGTACTTAATTGTGTACGTAACCACAGTCATATAATGATGTACTAAAATAAGTCGACAGCAATAGATTCATATTTCTTAAAAGATATCTCTATAAAGTAAAGATATATTTTCACAACTGGGTACAGGGTAGCCACTAGTCGACAATCATCAAtctcaatttatatataactgCGATGTGTCAGTATTTAGAGATTATCAATTTGTGAATACAAAGTCTCTTTTGCAATATTTCGATTTTCAATTCGTTACAATCTTTAATAtggaaataattataaaaagattaaataattgtaatttaaacatTACATTACTCGGAGGATTTCTCATCTTCTGGATCCGATTCAGAGGGCCAAATCGAATCAGTTGGTTCTGGCGAATCAGATTTAGGATCAGAGCTCTCCTCATTGGATGGATTTTCAGCTGGATTATCCTTAATGTTCGGTAGCAGAGGGTCACTAAAGTTGAAATCAAGTATCAGAAGTCCTATCTCTTGGGCAGGAAAATCAATAAGGAAAGCTACGATAATTGCGAAAAACACAATACACAGAACTTCCTGCAGGTTAATCTGTGCAAAGATGGGCCATATATTAATGTCTTGAAGGAAACTACATGAATATACTTACCAAATCGGACATAAGAAATTGATGTGGCTCCTTCACACTTGCTGTATTCCATAGAACCACCACATAGCTGGCCAATTGCAGGGGTATTTCAATACGTGACAGAAGAAGCACTGTTCGGGCAACATTTGGAAAGCGTTGCACCATACTTTTATCGAATGGAGCCATAAGAATGGACCAACCAATGCCTAGGCCAAGTATCAATGGACTCCAAGCCAGGTAGGCAGCGGCATCGCTCGATTTGTAGACGTACTTGCTCCGTATACCCGATGCTGGTGACCAAAAGCACCAGACTATGGCCATCATGGCGAGGACCCATCCCGTTCGCCTGAAACGTGGCGCAATCCGAAAGATTCCCGATTCACTCCGAAACAACAATCCGGCCCCAATGCCCAACAGATATGTGGTGGCTCGAGTGATTGGTGATGAGTAAATCAGATTCGCAGTACGATAGAATTTGCTGACACTACGGAATGGGAGTTTAAGATCATTAACattgaattcaaataaattctgTTGGCTACACACTGAATGCCGTGGAATATGGATGGTGCCAGGTGATCGCGTTGGGTGCGCGAATAACGCGCCGCCACGGATATGGCATGAAAGGCGCCGCAGAGGAAAAATCCAGCCTCCGGATCGGTGAAGTAGAGCCACACGACCAGTGCACCCAAAAAGTATAGTTGCACGTCCAGTGAAAGTTGTACTGAGAGTGGTGAGCACTAAAATGAAAGGAATACTTATATGAGGATTACCTTTTATTATATCGCTACGTGGAGGGTATCATTAGTCTGTCAGCAACTGTGTAAAATATGTGAAGAGATCTTATACTCGATTCTATCAAATAGCTCAAGTAAAGTTTTCGAGTTcattaacaatatttacatacagAAATCTGTCATGAAATGTACGTGATATGGATCTAACTAGTTGATTTGAGGAAAATTCCTATCTCAGGGAACCTTAGCTTCTTTCAACTGAGACAGCTGGTCACAGATTGATCGGAGAATTAACGATTTGAAAACTCATAAAACTCATTGATTTACTTGTCTTTGGGAATATTTCTTTCTGAGGGATCTTCTCTATCTCCTTCGATAGTCAAAAGATAACTCTTACCATCTCTTCCAAATCGGCGGTATTTTGAACACTCAGTGCACTACGCCACATATTCTCCTCACAGAGTCGCGCATTCTCGCCCACCAGAAGATTCCAGAGTGGACCAGCGCCCAAGTGGGGTAATATCCATGTTTGAAAGCCAAGTACAGCCAGAATGCTGGGCACATAACGACAGGCTTTGGTGGCGACATTCTTAAGGAAACTCAAACGACAAGTGGTCTCCATTTCCTGAGATAGCTTATGGGCAACCAGGAAACCGCTCAGCAGGAGCAACAAATCGCTGTAGAGCAAAGGAACACGGTACGCAAGGCTCCAGTAGCGATTGACGGTACCGACAAATGCATCCCGGTTTGTTATGGGCAAGTGTCCGGCCATGATGAACTTGAGATTCACATAGATCATGAATGTGGCCAATATTTTGAGTAAATGAATTAGGGGAAACTCGATATCCGGACTTTCTAGGGACACCAGCGATTTCCAGGTGCGATGCGGCGAGAATGCGTTCAGGATTCTCAAATGTAAAGCCGGAGAgttctcctcctgctccttttCAGTTGGAGAGATTTCACTCTCATTCACTTCCTCCGTTCGGTCTGCTTCATCAGTCTCCAAAGACTCTGACTTTGTCGACTCGgaattgttgaaattgttcAGGCGCAATAGTTTGCTGCTAATCCAATCCCAATGCTCCCAGACAATGGACAAGACACAGGCGAATCCAAGGGTGGCAATGCCAAAACTGTATAGAAAAAGATCatctattaattatattttacaatgGTTGTATTAGGATAGGGttggaaaaagaaaaattacataaacTCCCTGATTTGTTCTTATtgtgttattattaaagacttcattaaattgattgatttaatattattactttCTTAAGGGCTATTTAGAccatataaataaactaacgAACGGTCGTTTCGCTTCCAGTCTAGCTTGCcctttattaaacaattttaacgGCTTAagaaatcaagaaaatattaaattttacctAGGTTCGAACCAAACCTTAGGGTACAGAAaaccaaacatttttaaaaatagagaaaacatTTTAGCTGTAATACTTaatcgcacccttcgtgctgctttcgtcactagcgcggactgccgtccgcagtgattttttaaaaatattttttggcattttgacttgcaaatcaatatatttaagacCAATACTGATTTTACAATCCAGTCCTTTTTTATTAGTGTAAATGgtattattatgtatgtatgtattttatcgTAATAAGTCTTACTTAATttgggaaattattttttaatctattgcaaattatataaatacagaAAGAAAAAGCTGTTCTGGTATTATTCCCTGATTCCCTGGTTTACTCACATGCCCATAGCCAAGTTATTATCCTT of Drosophila innubila isolate TH190305 chromosome X, UK_Dinn_1.0, whole genome shotgun sequence contains these proteins:
- the LOC117788774 gene encoding seipin, with amino-acid sequence MNFLLRFIIFCFDPLGLGRRFFVRPAVNLTLNVYDRFRSKADEKVDTVRELVLRLGLIAFAVVLIIWLAVFIYAAFYYVYMPPISHTRPVHMQFKTCLETSTPCTFPHAHVSLTKKQQLLMVGQAYKVIVNIDMPESPQNLELGMFMVCAEMRDYDSMLRGHSCRSAMMRYRSPLIRMISTWALSPLYVLGWKEEFQKVPVEIFSRYLEERQHPITDVYVEIQSQKIQFYTVTLHIEADFTGLRYIMFNWPVVSAIVAISTNLFFILVVFLLSWYHWSDATWLHSLQIRYARFTNQLQSKASSVILSSTSSLRDEEESSFLDEKFDIADVGDNADDLMLDKSIDKASDSQTLRQRKVKDKA
- the LOC117788764 gene encoding nose resistant to fluoxetine protein 6-like yields the protein MDEDNADDDNEDGNNSENVVNDEQSEQNDEPNSAGNDNDDDEGDGDGDGDGDDNDDNDDNDDNDNDNDTEAETEDGDGDGEEEEEKPSLFSRILTIFTSDAANETATERAKVKEKDKAIAKESQSQYPNIINWFHWLIDQTGDDAVQVGKKKDKQKLIKSDIDWLTYFKRWPFNSIFPETPESKDRNRERERTKGKQQQQQKQEAGRATSAASRHQQSKSEEYMELLIHSLPAFIGNVAQVKSGECHQQLELLHQQLRSHKLWSLQMLDATGKIGAGLLRGNINQFGDFDQCTQVSTSMKATKPAKATRVHGKYCLAQIEMRSTTNELKDPLHLLHGRGLWHAHLKNPKHFAPRYSIANWGICVPHGCSAHVVHTIIETSLRPYNDTGIEFHIDVRDEHCTTKRRKNFMKLLSKDNNLAMGIFGIATLGFACVLSIVWEHWDWISSKLLRLNNFNNSESTKSESLETDEADRTEEVNESEISPTEKEQEENSPALHLRILNAFSPHRTWKSLVSLESPDIEFPLIHLLKILATFMIYVNLKFIMAGHLPITNRDAFVGTVNRYWSLAYRVPLLYSDLLLLLSGFLVAHKLSQEMETTCRLSFLKNVATKACRYVPSILAVLGFQTWILPHLGAGPLWNLLVGENARLCEENMWRSALSVQNTADLEEMCSPLSVQLSLDVQLYFLGALVVWLYFTDPEAGFFLCGAFHAISVAARYSRTQRDHLAPSIFHGIHVSKFYRTANLIYSSPITRATTYLLGIGAGLLFRSESGIFRIAPRFRRTGWVLAMMAIVWCFWSPASGIRSKYVYKSSDAAAYLAWSPLILGLGIGWSILMAPFDKSMVQRFPNVARTVLLLSRIEIPLQLASYVVVLWNTASVKEPHQFLMSDLINLQEVLCIVFFAIIVAFLIDFPAQEIGLLILDFNFSDPLLPNIKDNPAENPSNEESSDPKSDSPEPTDSIWPSESDPEDEKSSE